From Calothrix sp. PCC 6303, a single genomic window includes:
- a CDS encoding AbrB family transcriptional regulator — protein sequence MAKQKKIEPLLGEDLLKKVKELENLSKEDKAKKCGYYTVTKNGIERVNMMKFLNALIDAEGIQLDTSSGANGRGGRSASYRISVQSNGNLLIGSAYTKQMNLKPGDEFVITLGKKHIRLRQLESDEKEESDALEATA from the coding sequence ATGGCTAAACAGAAAAAAATTGAACCACTCCTCGGCGAAGACTTGCTCAAGAAAGTCAAGGAGCTAGAGAATCTCAGCAAGGAAGATAAAGCTAAAAAGTGTGGCTACTATACCGTTACTAAAAACGGTATCGAGCGCGTCAATATGATGAAATTTCTAAATGCTCTAATTGACGCTGAAGGTATTCAGTTGGATACCTCATCAGGAGCAAATGGACGGGGTGGACGCAGTGCCAGTTATCGCATTAGTGTTCAGTCCAATGGCAACTTACTAATCGGTTCAGCCTACACTAAGCAGATGAATCTCAAGCCTGGAGATGAATTTGTGATTACTTTAGGTAAAAAACATATTCGTCTGAGACAGTTAGAATCAGACGAAAAAGAAGAAAGTGATGCGTTGGAAGCAACTGCTTAA
- a CDS encoding transposase, producing MLSEPKHGGCSRLAEILGDVSHDSVNRFLLRERYEPKDLFDIVKEIINIEGGILSVDDTVIEKLYSNPKYAELIGYFWSGKYHKTIKGLNLITLYYSDIRGNCVPINYRIYDKKEGKTKNDYFQEMLIEVTDWGLKPRIVTGDSWYSGVENLKFLRNQKLGFLFGVEKNRTVSNEPGKYCQVSTLEIYDEGLITHLREFGFVKLFRKVFKKEDSRHYIFYQPDDENQKEVLQQITRTEFITIHDTHWGIESFHRAVKQLCGICRFMVRDSHAIKTHIFCSLQAFVRLEKMRSENIIDNWYEVQRNLFTKVIREYVLDNLNASCAA from the coding sequence TTGCTATCGGAGCCAAAGCATGGAGGGTGCAGTCGATTGGCAGAAATCTTGGGAGATGTTTCACATGATAGTGTGAATAGGTTTTTGCTGAGAGAAAGATACGAGCCAAAAGATTTATTTGACATAGTAAAAGAGATAATCAATATAGAAGGAGGGATTTTAAGTGTTGATGATACAGTAATAGAAAAGCTGTACAGCAACCCAAAATACGCAGAATTAATTGGATATTTTTGGTCTGGTAAATATCATAAAACGATTAAAGGTTTAAATTTAATAACACTTTATTACAGCGATATTCGAGGCAATTGTGTTCCCATAAATTACAGGATATACGATAAGAAGGAGGGAAAAACCAAAAATGATTATTTCCAAGAGATGCTAATAGAAGTGACTGATTGGGGATTAAAGCCGCGAATAGTCACAGGGGATAGTTGGTACTCAGGAGTAGAAAATCTGAAATTTTTGAGAAACCAGAAATTAGGTTTTTTATTCGGAGTTGAAAAAAATAGAACAGTATCAAATGAGCCTGGAAAGTACTGTCAGGTAAGTACTTTAGAGATTTACGATGAAGGTTTGATAACTCATTTAAGAGAATTTGGATTTGTAAAGTTGTTTAGGAAAGTGTTTAAGAAAGAAGACTCTAGACACTACATATTTTATCAGCCTGATGACGAGAATCAGAAAGAAGTCTTACAACAAATAACTAGAACTGAATTTATCACTATTCATGACACACATTGGGGTATTGAAAGTTTCCATAGAGCAGTAAAACAGCTATGTGGCATTTGTAGGTTTATGGTTAGAGATAGCCACGCAATCAAAACACATATATTCTGCTCACTTCAAGCATTTGTTCGTTTAGAGAAAATGCGTTCTGAAAACATCATTGACAATTGGTATGAAGTACAAAGGAATCTATTCACAAAAGTTATTCGTGAATATGTTTTGGATAACTTGAATGCTAGTTGTGCCGCTTGA
- a CDS encoding methyltransferase domain-containing protein translates to MPNQEYWEQCYQEGNTRWDLGTAAPPFLSLLKSENPPSPGRVAVLGCGRGYDAILFAKYGFEVVGFDFTVAAIRDATTLAKSENISAEFLQRDIFDLPGEFAGEFDYVIEHTCFCAIARSLRLDYVQLVKSILKPQGQLIGLFFTHSRPDGPPFGTNPAEIREYFQPDFEILSLKPVLNSVPSRQGEEHLGRFQVVK, encoded by the coding sequence ATGCCAAATCAAGAATATTGGGAACAGTGCTACCAAGAAGGAAATACACGCTGGGATCTAGGAACAGCTGCACCGCCTTTTTTAAGTCTGCTAAAATCTGAAAATCCACCATCACCAGGACGTGTAGCTGTGTTGGGATGTGGTCGTGGTTATGATGCGATATTATTTGCTAAATACGGCTTTGAAGTAGTTGGTTTCGACTTTACGGTTGCCGCGATTCGGGATGCTACAACTTTAGCAAAATCTGAAAACATCAGCGCAGAATTTTTACAGCGAGATATCTTCGACTTACCTGGAGAATTTGCAGGTGAATTTGATTACGTAATTGAGCATACCTGCTTTTGTGCGATCGCGCGATCGCTTCGCCTAGATTATGTACAACTCGTCAAATCTATTCTCAAACCCCAAGGACAACTAATTGGTTTATTTTTTACCCATAGTAGACCTGATGGTCCCCCTTTTGGTACAAATCCAGCGGAAATTCGAGAATACTTTCAACCTGATTTTGAAATTCTCTCCTTAAAACCTGTTTTAAATTCTGTACCTTCACGACAAGGTGAAGAACATTTGGGAAGATTTCAAGTCGTAAAATAA
- a CDS encoding Rrf2 family transcriptional regulator: MKLTTRGHYSVKALLDLSLQKGNSPVSVKAIASRQDIPAPYLEKLLIEMRRAGLVTSVRGSIGGYLLAKPPTKISIGEILAAVGEKITHLPQDSLTPTQAEDWVTISLWKRLNRKLQEALYSITLADLYYDARSWQASLGEEASFVI, encoded by the coding sequence ATGAAACTGACGACAAGGGGACACTATAGCGTTAAAGCATTACTGGATCTGAGTTTGCAGAAAGGAAATAGCCCAGTCTCAGTTAAAGCGATCGCATCCCGTCAAGACATCCCTGCACCCTATCTGGAAAAGCTACTAATTGAAATGCGTCGCGCTGGATTAGTAACATCAGTTCGGGGAAGCATAGGCGGTTATTTGCTAGCTAAACCACCAACAAAAATCTCCATCGGGGAAATCCTCGCAGCAGTCGGGGAAAAAATTACCCATCTCCCCCAAGATTCACTCACCCCAACTCAGGCTGAAGATTGGGTGACAATTAGTCTCTGGAAAAGATTAAACCGCAAACTCCAAGAAGCCCTATACAGTATTACCCTAGCTGACTTGTATTACGATGCTCGCAGTTGGCAAGCTTCATTAGGAGAAGAAGCGAGTTTTGTGATCTAA
- a CDS encoding chloride channel protein has translation MTLLPLAEFRKVAEQPTISVSSHRLTHLLNRFQPSPETIVLLLAILIGGGTGMGVVTFHYLIELVHHLMLEDLMSVIGGWGAWTLACVPTLGGLIVGLMRWRTQDFGPSLDSLIAASETGDVKRQLRPVTKMIAAAVSLGSGASLGPEGPSVEIGANFGMLLSQILQVSQERQRLLLGAGAAAGLAAGFNAPIAGVFFALEVVLGATSFATSAVSVVLLAAVLAGLVAQIGLGAQPAFALPAYDVRSPLELPMYLGLGLGASLISLVYTQARRFAKACFAGTVPYLKWLGKIPKSTHPIIGGALVGIVALKFPQILGIGYGTIQAMLQDVELSMQLLLSLLVVKLAMTAISAGSGLVGGVFAPAMFLGATFGEAYAKILALVVPGIAEHMAAPPAYAMVGMAAVLAASVRAPLTSILLLFELTRDYRIVLPLMAAVGLSFWLVERMKPNTNSNSNLQQIGLSSLKDEQIEILQQILVEDAMHLKPKKLPATMNVLEAALEMWCDRTRSALVIDAAEQLIGIISLEDINRALSYWQQYPNSTTEIQQDLSHQTIIEISTTDILYAYNDEPLCEALDRMAVRGLHQLPVVAKGNHECILGLLEREQIALTCDLAVTRKALRHHLSVPDQTDRLMKPVPTVSSHQSIIPVIKTND, from the coding sequence ATGACACTCCTGCCTCTGGCTGAATTTAGGAAGGTGGCAGAACAGCCTACTATCTCTGTTTCTTCCCATCGTCTCACTCATCTGCTGAACCGTTTCCAACCATCCCCTGAAACCATAGTCTTACTCCTTGCCATCCTCATCGGTGGTGGCACAGGAATGGGTGTTGTAACTTTCCATTATCTCATTGAACTAGTCCACCATCTCATGTTGGAAGATCTTATGAGTGTCATCGGTGGGTGGGGTGCTTGGACTCTTGCCTGCGTACCAACCCTTGGAGGATTAATAGTTGGTTTAATGCGTTGGCGCACCCAAGATTTTGGTCCTAGTCTCGATTCTTTAATTGCGGCTTCCGAAACAGGCGATGTCAAGCGGCAATTGCGTCCGGTGACAAAAATGATCGCAGCAGCGGTTTCCCTAGGAAGCGGCGCATCCTTAGGACCCGAAGGACCTAGTGTCGAAATTGGTGCCAATTTTGGCATGTTACTATCGCAAATATTACAGGTATCCCAAGAACGACAACGGCTGCTGCTGGGAGCAGGGGCAGCAGCAGGACTAGCTGCTGGGTTTAATGCTCCCATCGCTGGAGTATTTTTCGCTCTGGAAGTAGTATTAGGGGCAACATCATTCGCAACATCGGCTGTCAGTGTAGTCCTACTGGCAGCAGTGTTGGCTGGATTGGTGGCTCAAATTGGTTTAGGGGCACAGCCTGCTTTTGCTCTACCTGCATACGATGTACGTAGTCCCCTGGAGTTGCCCATGTACCTGGGTTTAGGTTTGGGTGCCAGTCTAATATCTCTTGTTTATACCCAAGCTAGAAGGTTTGCCAAAGCTTGTTTTGCAGGAACGGTTCCCTATTTAAAATGGTTGGGAAAGATTCCTAAATCAACTCATCCTATTATTGGTGGGGCATTAGTAGGAATTGTGGCGTTAAAATTTCCGCAAATTTTGGGCATCGGCTATGGGACAATCCAAGCAATGCTGCAAGATGTGGAATTATCGATGCAGTTACTGTTGTCATTGCTTGTAGTTAAATTAGCAATGACGGCAATTAGTGCCGGGAGTGGATTAGTTGGTGGTGTATTTGCCCCAGCGATGTTTTTAGGGGCAACCTTTGGTGAAGCTTATGCCAAGATTTTGGCGTTAGTGGTGCCAGGTATTGCCGAGCATATGGCAGCACCACCGGCTTATGCCATGGTGGGAATGGCAGCAGTTTTAGCCGCTAGTGTGCGGGCACCATTGACATCAATATTATTACTATTTGAATTAACGCGTGACTACCGAATTGTTTTACCATTGATGGCAGCTGTGGGTTTAAGTTTCTGGTTAGTTGAAAGAATGAAACCCAATACTAATTCCAACTCTAATCTTCAGCAAATTGGACTTTCATCATTAAAAGATGAACAAATTGAAATACTGCAACAAATCTTAGTTGAAGATGCGATGCATCTAAAACCTAAAAAACTGCCAGCAACCATGAATGTGTTGGAGGCAGCATTAGAAATGTGGTGCGATCGCACTCGCAGTGCATTGGTAATTGATGCAGCAGAGCAACTTATCGGTATTATTTCACTGGAAGATATCAATCGTGCCCTTTCTTATTGGCAACAATACCCAAATTCAACTACTGAAATTCAGCAAGATTTGAGCCATCAAACCATAATTGAAATTTCTACTACTGATATTCTCTATGCTTATAACGATGAACCTTTGTGTGAAGCTTTAGACCGAATGGCAGTGCGCGGCTTACATCAATTACCAGTGGTAGCGAAAGGAAACCATGAATGTATTCTTGGTTTACTAGAACGAGAACAGATAGCTCTGACTTGCGATTTGGCTGTGACACGGAAAGCTTTACGCCATCATTTGTCTGTACCAGATCAAACAGATAGACTTATGAAGCCAGTTCCTACAGTTAGTAGTCACCAGTCAATAATTCCTGTAATCAAAACTAATGACTAG
- a CDS encoding phospholipid/glycerol acyltransferase — MYQAQPPLEFLPPQYSPWFLQVTNLLLPLWMRTQTTLTQVEAENVEVLADLYRQFQCGKIRFMLAFRHPKTDDPIALGYLFSRLVPQVAKQKGIKFTSPIHAHFIYDRGIPLWAGAHIGWMAQHLGGTPIQRGKADWTGLKSARDLFANGIFPMAAAPEGATNGLSEIMSPLEPGISQMGFWCAEDLQKAGRPEQVIILPVGIQYNYVEEPWNAIASLLEQLRVTSGMSPQPVYVKPPYEKGEEISYLYGRLIGFAEHLLAIVENFYAKFYRCKPEINYEELPSDRNEALSLRLKALLNVILQVAEAYFDIQPKGTLSDRCRKVEQAGWNCIFREDFKDIKNLSAVEKGLADRIAEEANMRMWHMRLVESFVAVTGSYIREKPSAERFAETLLILWQMVTRITGENTSKRPDLGKQKAKIIIGEPISVSDRYEVYKGSRQNARQAVADLTKDLQISLEGLI, encoded by the coding sequence ATGTATCAAGCACAACCACCCTTAGAATTTCTTCCGCCGCAATATAGTCCCTGGTTTTTGCAAGTAACTAATTTGCTGTTGCCTTTGTGGATGAGGACACAAACTACACTCACCCAAGTCGAAGCTGAGAATGTAGAAGTTTTGGCTGATTTGTATCGCCAGTTCCAATGTGGGAAAATCCGCTTTATGTTAGCATTTCGCCATCCGAAAACGGATGATCCGATTGCCTTGGGATATTTATTTTCTCGACTGGTACCACAGGTTGCCAAGCAGAAAGGCATCAAATTTACTTCACCCATCCATGCCCATTTTATCTACGATCGGGGAATTCCCCTGTGGGCAGGTGCCCATATTGGTTGGATGGCACAGCATTTGGGGGGAACCCCCATTCAACGGGGAAAAGCTGATTGGACTGGGTTAAAAAGCGCCAGAGACTTATTTGCCAATGGTATTTTCCCGATGGCGGCTGCACCCGAAGGTGCGACAAATGGACTTTCGGAAATTATGAGTCCATTGGAACCTGGTATTTCCCAAATGGGTTTTTGGTGTGCTGAGGACTTACAAAAAGCTGGAAGACCCGAACAGGTTATAATCTTACCAGTTGGGATTCAATATAATTATGTAGAAGAACCGTGGAATGCGATCGCATCTTTGCTGGAACAACTGAGAGTAACAAGCGGGATGAGTCCACAACCTGTTTATGTCAAACCACCATACGAAAAAGGGGAAGAAATTTCCTATTTATATGGACGTTTAATCGGTTTTGCAGAACACTTACTGGCGATAGTGGAAAACTTCTATGCTAAATTCTATCGCTGTAAACCAGAAATTAACTACGAAGAACTACCAAGCGATCGCAATGAAGCTCTATCATTAAGACTAAAAGCTCTATTAAATGTAATTTTACAAGTTGCTGAAGCTTATTTTGATATCCAACCTAAAGGAACCCTCAGCGATAGATGTCGCAAAGTTGAACAGGCTGGGTGGAACTGTATATTTAGGGAAGATTTCAAAGATATCAAAAATCTTTCCGCTGTGGAAAAAGGTTTAGCAGATAGAATTGCCGAAGAAGCTAATATGCGAATGTGGCACATGCGTTTGGTGGAGAGTTTTGTTGCCGTGACAGGTAGTTATATCCGCGAAAAACCCAGCGCTGAACGTTTTGCCGAAACTCTATTAATTTTGTGGCAAATGGTGACTCGAATCACCGGGGAAAACACATCTAAACGTCCAGATTTGGGCAAGCAAAAGGCTAAAATCATCATTGGTGAACCCATATCTGTGTCTGATAGATATGAGGTTTATAAGGGTAGTCGTCAAAATGCCAGACAAGCGGTTGCGGATTTAACGAAGGATTTGCAAATTAGTTTGGAAGGATTGATTTAA
- a CDS encoding ABC transporter ATP-binding protein, with translation MSATKSVKQPYTGNRRRETDWRLFLRLVPYARRHGRTLALGMLLLVPVAIANAVQPLLIGQAISLIRNEPTTYSIFRQGTMWQGLHIIEALLLLTVIIRLSITGYQGYLVQKVGQQITAAIRQDLFGHVTSLAVRFFDRTPVGKLITRLTSDVEVLGDVFSTGAIGIIADLFSMLVIAGFMFSIEWKLSCLLLLMLLPISGLIVYFQYRYRQANYKAREELSVLNSQLQENIVGINVVQLFRREKFNSQLFRTKNQKYIDEVDTTIFFDSSVSATLEWIALVATASVLWVGGWLLLEKQLTFGVLASFIFYAQKLFEPLQQFAEKFTVIQAGFTAIERVSDILDEPIEIRDISSEKDTKHIHSTPRNSEIEFGYIDEIVENLNSQSNPSIPKGEIRFDHVWFAYKDNDYVIKDLDFTIHPGEKIALVGPTGAGKSSIIRLLCRLYEPSRGRILIDGIDIRDVPQGELHRYMAVILQDGFLFAGDVKSNITLGDGYTLEEVQQAAEDTNVAQFIEQLPQGYHTQLRERGTNISSGQKQLLGFARAAIRNPQILVLDEATASLDVGTEALIQDSLHELLQERTAIIIAHRLSTIRNVNRIFVLKRGELIEQGSHEELLRSGGLYATLHNLQMLGNQA, from the coding sequence ATGAGCGCTACCAAATCCGTGAAACAACCATATACAGGGAACCGTCGTCGTGAAACTGACTGGCGGTTATTTTTACGCTTAGTACCCTATGCTCGTCGTCATGGACGTACCCTTGCCTTAGGAATGTTGCTGCTTGTTCCTGTTGCGATCGCAAATGCTGTACAACCATTATTAATTGGACAAGCAATATCCCTAATTCGCAATGAACCCACCACCTACAGCATTTTTCGCCAGGGTACAATGTGGCAAGGATTACATATAATTGAGGCTTTATTACTGTTGACTGTAATCATTCGTCTCTCCATCACAGGTTATCAAGGCTATTTAGTTCAAAAAGTTGGACAACAAATCACCGCCGCAATCCGCCAAGATTTATTTGGACATGTCACATCCTTAGCGGTACGTTTTTTCGATCGCACCCCTGTTGGTAAACTAATCACACGCTTAACCAGTGACGTAGAAGTTTTGGGTGATGTTTTCTCCACCGGGGCAATTGGCATTATCGCCGATTTATTTTCCATGTTGGTAATTGCTGGATTTATGTTCTCCATCGAGTGGAAACTATCGTGTTTACTACTATTGATGCTGCTGCCCATCTCCGGTTTAATTGTTTATTTTCAGTATCGTTACCGTCAAGCCAACTACAAAGCTAGGGAAGAACTCTCAGTCCTCAATTCCCAACTCCAAGAAAATATTGTCGGGATTAACGTTGTTCAACTGTTCCGTAGGGAAAAATTTAATAGCCAACTGTTTCGCACCAAGAACCAAAAATATATAGATGAAGTCGATACAACCATCTTTTTTGATTCTTCTGTTTCCGCTACCCTAGAATGGATTGCCCTAGTTGCCACCGCTTCCGTACTTTGGGTTGGAGGTTGGTTATTACTGGAAAAACAATTGACATTTGGCGTACTTGCCTCATTCATATTTTACGCCCAAAAACTCTTTGAACCATTACAGCAATTCGCGGAAAAATTCACAGTTATCCAAGCTGGTTTTACCGCCATCGAAAGAGTTAGCGATATTCTGGATGAACCTATTGAAATTCGAGATATTTCTTCAGAGAAAGACACTAAGCATATTCACTCCACGCCTAGAAATTCGGAAATAGAGTTTGGTTATATTGATGAAATTGTTGAGAACCTCAACTCCCAAAGCAATCCTTCAATTCCCAAGGGAGAAATTCGTTTCGATCATGTTTGGTTTGCTTACAAAGATAATGATTACGTCATCAAAGACTTAGACTTTACCATTCATCCCGGTGAAAAAATTGCCCTAGTCGGTCCAACAGGTGCAGGTAAAAGTTCTATTATTAGATTACTATGTCGTCTCTACGAACCCAGTCGTGGACGAATTCTGATAGATGGTATTGACATTCGGGATGTTCCTCAAGGCGAATTACATCGTTACATGGCGGTAATTCTTCAAGATGGATTTCTATTTGCAGGGGATGTTAAAAGCAATATTACTCTGGGTGATGGTTACACCTTGGAAGAAGTCCAACAAGCGGCAGAAGACACCAACGTCGCCCAATTTATTGAACAACTTCCCCAAGGCTACCATACCCAATTACGAGAACGTGGAACCAACATTTCCAGTGGACAAAAACAACTACTTGGGTTTGCACGGGCAGCAATTCGCAACCCCCAAATTTTGGTACTTGATGAAGCCACCGCTAGCTTAGATGTGGGCACTGAAGCCCTAATTCAAGATTCTTTACATGAGTTACTACAAGAACGCACCGCGATTATTATCGCTCACCGTCTATCCACTATTCGCAATGTCAACCGGATTTTTGTCCTCAAACGGGGAGAGTTAATCGAACAGGGTAGCCATGAAGAATTACTCAGAAGTGGTGGACTTTATGCTACGTTGCACAATCTTCAAATGTTGGGAAATCAAGCTTGA
- the proS gene encoding proline--tRNA ligase: protein MRLSQMLFVTLREDPADAEIPSHKLLLRAGYIRRIGAGVYAYLPLMWRVLQKVSQIVREEMNATGAQETLLPQLQPAELWKESGRWDTYTKAEGIMFAFTDRREQEVALGPTHEEVVTYIARDMIKSYRQLPQHLYQIQSKFRDEIRPRFGLMRGREFIMKDGYSFHADEESLKKTYNDMYTAYSNMLRRSGLAFRPVEADSGAIGGSGSTEFMVLADAGEDEVLYTEDGKYAANVEKAVSLPGDAVASTFSSYEKRETPGTDTIEKLCKNLQCSPTQVVKNVLYQVVYDNGMTVLVLVSIRGDQEVNEVKLINELTKAAANYNAKTILSLTVPDAEAQSKWAAKALPLGYIAPDISDDVIKSDKDIAPKFLRLVDATAVELKNFVTGANESGYHVVGANWNQQIKLPESIVDVRKAKPGDMAVHDPQQTIKSARGIEVGHIFQLGTKYSEAMGATFTNEQGEEKPLVMGCYGVGVSRLAQSAVEQSYDKDGIIFPVAIAPYHAIISIPNINDANQVEVAEKLYQELNQAGVETLLDDRNERAGVKFKDADLIGIPFRIVTGKALANGKVEVVKRKTKESQEIPIEEVVTTLFSWVEKEIKG from the coding sequence ATGCGACTGTCACAAATGTTATTTGTCACACTGAGAGAGGATCCAGCGGATGCGGAGATTCCCAGCCATAAATTATTACTTCGCGCTGGTTATATTCGTCGCATCGGTGCTGGGGTTTATGCGTATCTCCCCCTGATGTGGCGAGTATTGCAAAAGGTATCCCAAATTGTCCGCGAGGAAATGAATGCAACGGGTGCTCAGGAAACTTTACTGCCACAATTACAACCTGCGGAACTGTGGAAAGAATCGGGACGTTGGGACACCTATACTAAGGCTGAGGGTATCATGTTTGCCTTCACCGATCGCCGAGAACAGGAAGTAGCTTTAGGTCCCACCCACGAAGAGGTAGTTACATATATAGCCAGGGACATGATTAAGTCCTATCGGCAATTACCTCAGCACCTCTACCAAATCCAAAGCAAATTTCGGGATGAAATTCGCCCTCGCTTTGGGTTGATGCGGGGACGGGAATTTATTATGAAGGATGGGTACTCATTCCATGCGGATGAGGAAAGCTTGAAGAAAACCTACAATGATATGTATACGGCATACAGTAATATGCTGCGTCGTTCGGGTTTAGCGTTTCGTCCTGTGGAAGCTGATTCTGGGGCGATTGGTGGTTCCGGTTCTACAGAATTTATGGTGTTGGCGGATGCTGGTGAAGATGAGGTTCTGTACACCGAAGATGGGAAGTATGCAGCGAATGTGGAAAAAGCTGTATCCTTGCCTGGGGATGCTGTTGCTTCGACTTTTTCCAGTTATGAAAAACGGGAAACACCTGGTACAGATACAATCGAAAAACTTTGTAAAAATTTACAATGTTCACCTACCCAAGTTGTCAAAAATGTGCTTTATCAAGTGGTTTATGACAATGGAATGACAGTATTAGTATTAGTAAGTATTCGTGGTGATCAGGAAGTTAATGAAGTCAAATTAATTAATGAATTAACCAAAGCAGCAGCCAACTACAACGCCAAAACAATCCTCAGTTTAACTGTACCCGATGCTGAGGCACAATCGAAATGGGCAGCCAAAGCTTTACCTTTAGGTTATATTGCCCCAGATATCAGCGATGATGTGATTAAGTCTGATAAAGATATTGCACCAAAATTCCTCCGCTTGGTGGATGCAACCGCAGTTGAATTAAAGAACTTTGTCACAGGTGCCAATGAATCTGGTTATCATGTCGTTGGTGCTAACTGGAATCAGCAAATTAAGTTACCTGAATCAATCGTAGATGTACGCAAAGCCAAACCCGGAGATATGGCAGTACATGATCCCCAGCAAACCATCAAAAGCGCCCGTGGTATCGAAGTTGGGCATATTTTCCAACTAGGTACCAAATATTCCGAAGCAATGGGTGCAACCTTCACCAACGAACAAGGTGAAGAAAAACCACTAGTAATGGGTTGTTATGGTGTGGGAGTATCCCGACTGGCACAGTCGGCAGTGGAGCAATCATACGATAAAGATGGGATTATTTTCCCAGTAGCGATCGCACCTTACCACGCGATTATATCTATTCCCAATATTAATGATGCAAACCAAGTAGAAGTTGCTGAAAAACTCTACCAAGAATTAAATCAAGCAGGTGTGGAAACCTTACTTGATGATCGCAACGAACGGGCTGGTGTTAAGTTTAAAGATGCTGATTTAATTGGGATTCCTTTCCGAATTGTGACGGGTAAAGCGTTAGCAAATGGAAAAGTTGAAGTGGTAAAACGCAAAACCAAGGAATCGCAGGAAATCCCTATTGAGGAAGTTGTAACAACTTTGTTTTCTTGGGTGGAGAAGGAAATAAAAGGTTGA